The following coding sequences are from one Onychomys torridus chromosome 14, mOncTor1.1, whole genome shotgun sequence window:
- the Crip2 gene encoding cysteine-rich protein 2, producing the protein MASKCPKCDKTVYFAEKVSSLGKDWHKFCLKCERCNKTLTPGGHAEHDGKPFCHKPCYATLFGPKGVNIGGAGSYIYEKPLTEGPQVTGPIEVPVVRTEERKTSGPPKGPSKASSVTTFTGEPNMCPRCNKRVYFAEKVTSLGKDWHRPCLRCERCSKTLTPGGHAEHDGQPYCHKPCYGILFGPKGVNTGAVGSYIYDKDPEGTVQP; encoded by the exons ATGGCCTCCAAGTGTCCCAAGTGTGACAAGACCGTGTACTTTG CCGAGAAGGTTAGTTCCCTGGGCAAGGACTGGCACAAGTTCTGTCTCAAGTGTGAGCGCTGCAATAAGACACTGACCCCTGGGGGCCACGCTGAGCACGATGGGAAACCCTTCTGCCACAAGCCGTGCTATGCCACACTGTTTGGACCCAAAG GCGTGAATATAGGGGGTGCTGGTTCCTACATCTATGAGAAGCCTCTGACTGAGGGCCCTCAGGTCACTGGCCCCATCGAGGTCCCTGTGGTGCGAACCGAAGAGCGGAAGACCAGCGGACCCCCCAAAGGTCCCAGCAAAG CCTCTAGTGTCACCACATTCACTGGGGAGCCCAACATGTGTCCTCGCTGCAACAAGAGGGTGTACTTTG CTGAGAAGGTGACCTCTCTAGGCAAGGATTGGCATCGGCCTTGCCTGCGCTGTGAGCGCTGCTCCAAGACGCTGACCCCCGGAGGGCATGCTGAG CATGATGGCCAGCCCTACTGCCACAAGCCTTGCTATGGGATTCTCTTTGGACCCAAGG GAGTGAATACCGGTGCTGTGGGCAGCTATATCTATGACAAGGACCCTGAAGGCACAGTTCAGCCTTAG
- the Crip1 gene encoding cysteine-rich protein 1 → MPKCPKCDKEVYFAERVTSLGKDWHRPCLKCEKCGKTLTSGGHAEHGGKPYCNHPCYSAMFGPKGFGRGGAESHTFK, encoded by the exons ATGCCGAAGTGCCCCAAGTGCGACAAGGAGGTGTATTTCG CTGAGCGAGTGACATCACTGGGCAAGGACTGGCATCGGCCCTGCCTGAAGTGTGAGAAATGTGGGAAGACACTGACCTCTGGGGGCCATGCCGAG CATGGAGGCAAGCCCTACTGCAACCATCCCTGCTACTCAGCCATGTTTGGGCCCAAAG gctttggGCGAGGTGGAGCTGAGAGCCACACTTTCAAGTAG
- the Tedc1 gene encoding tubulin epsilon and delta complex protein 1 isoform X1, producing the protein MGRRRRGVEGAAKALPEAIAALSRSLPAGPSPEIFRRAKFDRPEAAPVLWQLLFRVLSPLAANNTWTDLAPEAQARVVKSALGSQGYPRTALVEFPAGNSQGSRELLLALSWLLARGPLLEQLLAQTRVQLGDQLPQCECEALASPSHPAPHVETESPVDLRLVEWLMGKLRFRWRRLISSQQEQCTLVSKIHLYTHGCHSQQSLGHLSVAETEMLRDPESSQQLLQALEIENMRLGAALEWRRCELVFWQWMDTVLDACSSESPAVTSRPTVFPMISERGLSELELVKQDLQALQEVLQEVTETRRAAWEAQIGGLGQGPEWSTTKKALQEAVEQELVALQGSWEPSSNPVQPQRPHRLVRCKEESPRPQGLQAAEVIRTLSAQEACLTKVLHQLQNQCRQELARVASALPGLIWILAPGH; encoded by the exons ATGGGGCGGCGGAGGCGCGGGGTGGAAGGGGCAGCCAAGGCTCTGCCTGAGGCTATCGCTGCGCTGAGTCGGTCCCTGCCCGCTGGGCCCAGCCCCGAAATCTTCCGCCGCGCAAAGTTTGACCGTCCAGAGGCG GCTCCAGTGCTCTGGCAGCTTCTCTTCCGAGTGCTCTCACCGCTTGCTGCAAATAATACTTGGACCGACCTTGCTCCAG AGGCCCAAGCCCGTGTGGTGAAGTCAGCACTGGGTTCCCAAGGCTACCCCAGGACTGCGCTGGTAGAGTTTCCTGCGGGCAATTCTCAGGGAAGCCGGGAACTGCTGCTGGCCCTCTCCTGGCTCCTGGCGCGAGGACCCTTGCTTGAGCAACTGCTTGCCCAGACCCGTGTGCAGTTGGGTGACCAGTTGCCCCAGTGTGAG TGTGAGGCCCTGGCCAGCCCTAGTCATCCTGCACCCCATGTGGAAACAGAGAGTCCAGTGGATCTCCGACTAGTGGAGTGGCTGATGGGAAAGCTGCGGTTTAGGTGGCGGCGCCTGATCTCCAGTCAACAGGAACAGTGTACCCTCGTCAGCAAG ATCCACCTGTACACCCACGGATGTCACAGCCAGCAGAGCCTTGGCCATCTCTCTGTGGCTGAAACAGAGATGCTCAGAGACCCAGAGAGCAGCCAGCAG CTTCTGCAGGCATTGGAGATCGAGAACATGCGCCTGGGGGCAGCTCTGGAGTGGCGGCGCTGTGAGCTGGTCTTCTGGCAGTGGATG GATACAGTTCTGGATGCCTGTTCGTCAGAGAGTCCTGCTGTGACCTCACGGCCCACAGTCTTCCCCATGATCTCTGAACGTGGGCTTAGTGAGCTGGAGTTGGTGAAGCAAGACTTGCAGGCCCTGCAGGAGGTGCTACAGGAGGTGACTGAGACCCGGCGGGCGGCGTGGGAAGCCCAG ATTGGAGGCCTAGGTCAGGGGCCAGAGTGGAGCACCACAAAGAAGGCCTTGCAGGAGGCTGTGGAACAGGAGTTGGTCGCCCTGCAGGGGTCCTGGGAGCCATCCAGTAACCCTGTCCAGCCACAAAGACCCCATCGACTGGTGAGATGTAAGGAGGAGTCACCAAGGCCCCAAGGCCTACAGGCAGCCGAGGTGATCAGGACACTGAGCGCCCAGGAGGCCTGTCTGACGAAAGTGCTGCATCAGCTACAGAATCAGTGTCGGCAGGAGCTGGCCAGGGTGGCTAGTGCTCTGCCTGGATTGATTTGGATTCTGGCTCCTGGTCACTGA
- the Tedc1 gene encoding tubulin epsilon and delta complex protein 1 isoform X2, producing MGRRRRGVEGAAKALPEAIAALSRSLPAGPSPEIFRRAKFDRPEAAPVLWQLLFRVLSPLAANNTWTDLAPEAQARVVKSALGSQGYPRTALVEFPAGNSQGSRELLLALSWLLARGPLLEQLLAQTRVQLGDQLPQCEALASPSHPAPHVETESPVDLRLVEWLMGKLRFRWRRLISSQQEQCTLVSKIHLYTHGCHSQQSLGHLSVAETEMLRDPESSQQLLQALEIENMRLGAALEWRRCELVFWQWMDTVLDACSSESPAVTSRPTVFPMISERGLSELELVKQDLQALQEVLQEVTETRRAAWEAQIGGLGQGPEWSTTKKALQEAVEQELVALQGSWEPSSNPVQPQRPHRLVRCKEESPRPQGLQAAEVIRTLSAQEACLTKVLHQLQNQCRQELARVASALPGLIWILAPGH from the exons ATGGGGCGGCGGAGGCGCGGGGTGGAAGGGGCAGCCAAGGCTCTGCCTGAGGCTATCGCTGCGCTGAGTCGGTCCCTGCCCGCTGGGCCCAGCCCCGAAATCTTCCGCCGCGCAAAGTTTGACCGTCCAGAGGCG GCTCCAGTGCTCTGGCAGCTTCTCTTCCGAGTGCTCTCACCGCTTGCTGCAAATAATACTTGGACCGACCTTGCTCCAG AGGCCCAAGCCCGTGTGGTGAAGTCAGCACTGGGTTCCCAAGGCTACCCCAGGACTGCGCTGGTAGAGTTTCCTGCGGGCAATTCTCAGGGAAGCCGGGAACTGCTGCTGGCCCTCTCCTGGCTCCTGGCGCGAGGACCCTTGCTTGAGCAACTGCTTGCCCAGACCCGTGTGCAGTTGGGTGACCAGTTGCCCCAGTGTGAG GCCCTGGCCAGCCCTAGTCATCCTGCACCCCATGTGGAAACAGAGAGTCCAGTGGATCTCCGACTAGTGGAGTGGCTGATGGGAAAGCTGCGGTTTAGGTGGCGGCGCCTGATCTCCAGTCAACAGGAACAGTGTACCCTCGTCAGCAAG ATCCACCTGTACACCCACGGATGTCACAGCCAGCAGAGCCTTGGCCATCTCTCTGTGGCTGAAACAGAGATGCTCAGAGACCCAGAGAGCAGCCAGCAG CTTCTGCAGGCATTGGAGATCGAGAACATGCGCCTGGGGGCAGCTCTGGAGTGGCGGCGCTGTGAGCTGGTCTTCTGGCAGTGGATG GATACAGTTCTGGATGCCTGTTCGTCAGAGAGTCCTGCTGTGACCTCACGGCCCACAGTCTTCCCCATGATCTCTGAACGTGGGCTTAGTGAGCTGGAGTTGGTGAAGCAAGACTTGCAGGCCCTGCAGGAGGTGCTACAGGAGGTGACTGAGACCCGGCGGGCGGCGTGGGAAGCCCAG ATTGGAGGCCTAGGTCAGGGGCCAGAGTGGAGCACCACAAAGAAGGCCTTGCAGGAGGCTGTGGAACAGGAGTTGGTCGCCCTGCAGGGGTCCTGGGAGCCATCCAGTAACCCTGTCCAGCCACAAAGACCCCATCGACTGGTGAGATGTAAGGAGGAGTCACCAAGGCCCCAAGGCCTACAGGCAGCCGAGGTGATCAGGACACTGAGCGCCCAGGAGGCCTGTCTGACGAAAGTGCTGCATCAGCTACAGAATCAGTGTCGGCAGGAGCTGGCCAGGGTGGCTAGTGCTCTGCCTGGATTGATTTGGATTCTGGCTCCTGGTCACTGA
- the Tedc1 gene encoding tubulin epsilon and delta complex protein 1 isoform X3: MGRRRRGVEGAAKALPEAIAALSRSLPAGPSPEIFRRAKFDRPEAAPVLWQLLFRVLSPLAANNTWTDLAPEAQARVVKSALGSQGYPRTALVEFPAGNSQGSRELLLALSWLLARGPLLEQLLAQTRVQLGDQLPQCEIHLYTHGCHSQQSLGHLSVAETEMLRDPESSQQLLQALEIENMRLGAALEWRRCELVFWQWMDTVLDACSSESPAVTSRPTVFPMISERGLSELELVKQDLQALQEVLQEVTETRRAAWEAQIGGLGQGPEWSTTKKALQEAVEQELVALQGSWEPSSNPVQPQRPHRLVRCKEESPRPQGLQAAEVIRTLSAQEACLTKVLHQLQNQCRQELARVASALPGLIWILAPGH, translated from the exons ATGGGGCGGCGGAGGCGCGGGGTGGAAGGGGCAGCCAAGGCTCTGCCTGAGGCTATCGCTGCGCTGAGTCGGTCCCTGCCCGCTGGGCCCAGCCCCGAAATCTTCCGCCGCGCAAAGTTTGACCGTCCAGAGGCG GCTCCAGTGCTCTGGCAGCTTCTCTTCCGAGTGCTCTCACCGCTTGCTGCAAATAATACTTGGACCGACCTTGCTCCAG AGGCCCAAGCCCGTGTGGTGAAGTCAGCACTGGGTTCCCAAGGCTACCCCAGGACTGCGCTGGTAGAGTTTCCTGCGGGCAATTCTCAGGGAAGCCGGGAACTGCTGCTGGCCCTCTCCTGGCTCCTGGCGCGAGGACCCTTGCTTGAGCAACTGCTTGCCCAGACCCGTGTGCAGTTGGGTGACCAGTTGCCCCAGTGTGAG ATCCACCTGTACACCCACGGATGTCACAGCCAGCAGAGCCTTGGCCATCTCTCTGTGGCTGAAACAGAGATGCTCAGAGACCCAGAGAGCAGCCAGCAG CTTCTGCAGGCATTGGAGATCGAGAACATGCGCCTGGGGGCAGCTCTGGAGTGGCGGCGCTGTGAGCTGGTCTTCTGGCAGTGGATG GATACAGTTCTGGATGCCTGTTCGTCAGAGAGTCCTGCTGTGACCTCACGGCCCACAGTCTTCCCCATGATCTCTGAACGTGGGCTTAGTGAGCTGGAGTTGGTGAAGCAAGACTTGCAGGCCCTGCAGGAGGTGCTACAGGAGGTGACTGAGACCCGGCGGGCGGCGTGGGAAGCCCAG ATTGGAGGCCTAGGTCAGGGGCCAGAGTGGAGCACCACAAAGAAGGCCTTGCAGGAGGCTGTGGAACAGGAGTTGGTCGCCCTGCAGGGGTCCTGGGAGCCATCCAGTAACCCTGTCCAGCCACAAAGACCCCATCGACTGGTGAGATGTAAGGAGGAGTCACCAAGGCCCCAAGGCCTACAGGCAGCCGAGGTGATCAGGACACTGAGCGCCCAGGAGGCCTGTCTGACGAAAGTGCTGCATCAGCTACAGAATCAGTGTCGGCAGGAGCTGGCCAGGGTGGCTAGTGCTCTGCCTGGATTGATTTGGATTCTGGCTCCTGGTCACTGA
- the Tmem121 gene encoding transmembrane protein 121, whose amino-acid sequence MVLPPPDRRHVCLTTLVIMGSMAVMDAYLVEQNQGPRKIGVCIIVLVGDVCFLLVLRYVAVWVGAEVRTAKRGYAMILWFLYIFVLEIKLYFIFQNYKAARRGAADPVARKALTLLLSVCVPGLFLLLVALDRMEYVRTFRKREDLRGRLFWVALDLLDLLDMQANLWEPPRTGLPLWAEGLTFFYCYMLLLVLPCVALSEVSMQGEHIAPQKMMLYPVLSLATVNVVAVLARAANMALFRDSRVSAIFVGKNVVALATKACTFLEYRRQVRDFPPPALALELQPPPSQRNSVPPPPPLHGPPVRPHGPSPTRDALDT is encoded by the coding sequence ATGGTGCTGCCGCCTCCGGACCGGCGCCACGTGTGCCTGACCACACTGGTGATCATGGGCAGTATGGCCGTCATGGACGCATACCTGGTGGAGCAGAATCAGGGCCCGCGCAAGATCGGCGTGTGCATAATTGTGTTGGTAGGCGATGTGTGCTTCCTGTTGGTGCTGCGCTACGTGGCCGTGTGGGTGGGTGCCGAGGTGCGCACGGCCAAGCGTGGCTACGCTATGATCCTCTGGTTCCTCTATATCTTCGTGCTGGAGATCAAGCTCTATTTCATCTTTCAGAACTACAAGGCGGCGCGGCGTGGAGCGGCCGACCCGGTGGCTCGCAAGGCGCTGACACTGCTGCTGTCCGTGTGCGTGCCAGGCCTGTTCTTGTTGCTTGTGGCACTAGACCGCATGGAGTATGTGCGCACCTTCAGAAAGCGCGAGGACCTTCGCGGCCGCCTCTTCTGGGTGGCTTTAGATCTGCTGGATCTGCTGGACATGCAGGCCAACCTCTGGGAGCCACCGCGCACCGGGCTGCCTCTGTGGGCCGAGGGCCTCACCTTTTTCTATTGCTAcatgctgctgctggtgctgcccTGCGTGGCACTCAGCGAGGTCAGCATGCAAGGGGAGCACATCGCACCGCAGAAGATGATGCTGTACCCGGTGCTCAGTCTCGCCACTGTCAACGTGGTGGCTGTGCTGGCCCGTGCCGCCAACATGGCACTCTTTCGCGATAGCCGAGTCTCAGCCATCTTCGTGGGCAAGAATGTGGTGGCACTGGCCACCAAGGCCTGCACGTTCCTCGAGTACCGGCGCCAGGTTCGCGACTTTCCTCCGCCCGCACTTGCGCTTGAGCTGCAACCCCCTCCTTCCCAGCGCAACTCGGTGCCACCACCTCCGCCGCTGCATGGTCCGCCAGTGCGCCCCCACGGGCCCTCACCCACTCGTGATGCGTTGGACACGTGA